The nucleotide window TTTTGAGCGGAATCATCGCGGAGTTTGCGCGAGGCCACTCATAATCGACATAGGTAGGCTTTCACAAGCTTTCCCTGTCACACCACCGTACATGCGGGTCCGCATACGGCGGTTCGGCGGATTGAGCGGTCACGCGACTGCCAGACGAGGGAGCCCCTGTCGATCAAAGAATGCGATCGGGAAGGCCTTGTGGAGCGCAGGGGAGCCAGCCAGCCTCCACGGGCCGTGGGGGCTTCCTGCGGTCTGAGCCGCGAGGTCTTTTCCGACCCCGCGCTTCACCAGCTCCGCGAATCTCCTTTTCCCGCGTTTCCATGCCTTCCAAATCAAGCTCCGAA belongs to Deltaproteobacteria bacterium and includes:
- a CDS encoding transposase, encoding RSLIWKAWKRGKRRFAELVKRGVGKDLAAQTAGSPHGPWRLAGSPALHKAFPIAFFDRQGLPRLAVA